A region of Malaciobacter marinus DNA encodes the following proteins:
- a CDS encoding sensor histidine kinase, translating to MKFNFNSFLIFTLLCICFVESHAKNNILIISSYTKGNTLSDKITNPILKNLNKNNIHSNIIYLNSLRKNKKKYEELIKKLFLIELDTINYDILVAIDDAAYEFLKRNYKKPKENQKIVFVGNKISNPENTFFDKTYGIIKDVDILGNVSLIQKFFPDIKKIHIINNNLTSTQNSNYKIFNINNKEIKVIFQLYDNLNSLKYRFNKFKKDEAVLFIKLQKDENNELLLFNHIKKILNSFKIPIFITDTIYSGQSPIGGKLIDIGSIGEQISSLLIKILNNKKIEEKITFNKDYIYIFDYEKVKEFNVNPLILHKPFTYVNSYLSIFEKDNILINFVFIISPFLLIVIFLLLYILFFKIKNKKIIEQRLKVDKVLLDAIKTPVVWQNDKGEIINSNSEFSEFLELTFLKKTTLKEFLKNNNFNLLLEKLRTYNKYKNNPDEIALISDNTYKIYFINETEYYEGIFNTKGKFTVFADITKERLTLEEKIKNQEFMIQQSKLAEIGEIFSSIAHQWKTPLLEITTIAQEQIYSTDKKIIDEENNAFVNDIMVQVRYMGETISDFQNFIMPSTRKVTFNISEAVTKMLEIINHNIKYNYIKTNVQVQEDANLNILGYKNELMQILLNIVNNAKDSIVKRRKEKRIKEGIINIDIKNIQNDVLIQIEDNGGGIPKEHINNIFKPYYTTKESGHGIGLYMAKLIIEDKMDGTIEVENTNNGAMFSIKLKTIY from the coding sequence ATGAAATTCAATTTTAATTCTTTTTTGATATTTACTTTACTTTGTATTTGCTTTGTTGAATCCCATGCAAAAAATAATATATTAATTATAAGTTCATATACTAAAGGGAACACTCTAAGTGATAAGATCACTAATCCTATATTAAAGAATTTAAATAAGAATAATATTCATTCAAATATAATTTATTTAAATTCTTTAAGAAAAAACAAAAAAAAGTATGAAGAACTAATAAAAAAGTTATTTTTAATTGAGTTAGATACTATTAATTATGATATATTAGTTGCCATTGATGATGCTGCTTATGAATTCTTAAAAAGAAATTATAAAAAACCAAAAGAAAATCAGAAAATAGTTTTTGTAGGGAATAAAATAAGTAATCCTGAAAATACATTTTTTGACAAAACATATGGAATTATAAAAGATGTGGATATATTAGGAAATGTGTCTTTAATACAAAAATTTTTTCCTGATATAAAAAAAATACACATAATTAATAATAATTTAACATCTACACAAAATAGTAACTACAAAATTTTCAATATAAATAATAAAGAAATTAAAGTTATCTTTCAATTGTATGATAATCTCAACTCTTTAAAATACAGATTTAATAAATTTAAAAAAGATGAAGCAGTTTTGTTTATTAAGTTACAAAAAGATGAAAATAATGAATTATTGCTTTTCAATCATATTAAAAAAATCTTAAATTCTTTTAAAATACCTATATTTATAACTGATACAATATATAGTGGGCAAAGTCCAATTGGAGGTAAACTAATTGATATAGGAAGTATAGGAGAACAGATATCTTCACTTCTTATTAAAATATTAAATAATAAAAAAATAGAAGAAAAAATTACATTTAATAAAGATTATATATATATTTTTGATTATGAAAAAGTAAAAGAATTTAATGTAAACCCTTTAATATTGCATAAACCTTTTACTTATGTAAATTCTTATTTATCAATTTTTGAAAAAGACAATATTCTAATAAATTTTGTTTTTATAATATCTCCTTTTTTATTAATAGTGATTTTTTTACTTTTATATATTCTTTTTTTTAAAATTAAAAATAAAAAAATAATCGAACAAAGGCTTAAAGTAGACAAAGTTTTATTAGATGCAATAAAGACTCCTGTTGTATGGCAAAATGACAAAGGTGAAATAATAAATTCAAATTCTGAGTTCTCAGAATTTCTAGAACTTACTTTCTTAAAAAAAACAACGCTAAAAGAATTCTTAAAAAATAATAATTTTAACTTACTATTAGAAAAATTAAGAACATATAATAAATATAAGAATAATCCTGATGAAATAGCATTAATAAGTGATAATACTTATAAAATATATTTTATTAATGAAACTGAATATTATGAAGGTATATTTAACACAAAAGGTAAATTTACAGTTTTTGCTGATATAACAAAAGAGAGGCTAACATTAGAAGAGAAAATAAAGAATCAAGAGTTTATGATACAACAATCAAAGTTAGCAGAGATAGGAGAGATATTTTCATCAATTGCGCACCAATGGAAGACACCACTTTTAGAGATAACAACAATAGCACAAGAACAAATATATTCAACAGATAAAAAGATAATAGATGAAGAGAATAATGCATTTGTAAATGATATCATGGTACAAGTTAGATATATGGGTGAAACAATAAGTGATTTTCAAAACTTTATAATGCCCTCAACAAGAAAAGTCACATTTAATATATCAGAAGCAGTTACAAAGATGTTAGAAATAATAAATCATAATATAAAATATAATTATATAAAGACAAATGTACAAGTACAAGAAGATGCAAATTTAAATATTTTAGGTTATAAAAATGAACTTATGCAAATACTGTTAAATATAGTAAATAATGCAAAAGATTCAATAGTAAAAAGAAGAAAAGAGAAAAGAATAAAAGAAGGAATAATAAATATAGATATAAAAAATATCCAAAATGATGTATTAATTCAAATAGAAGATAATGGTGGAGGAATACCAAAAGAACATATTAATAATATATTTAAACCTTACTATACAACAAAGGAGAGTGGACATGGTATAGGGTTATATATGGCAAAACTTATAATTGAAGATAAAATGGATGGCACAATTGAAGTTGAAAATACTAATAATGGAGCTATGTTTAGTATTAAGTTAAAAACAATTTATTAA
- the dcuC gene encoding C4-dicarboxylate transporter DcuC, whose amino-acid sequence MEIFKILLALMTSVAVVYFLVKKYDTKLVLLVAGVFMALVALEPMTAFNAFANRMATNGLIQAICSVLGFAAVVKITGCDKHMINMLAGILKRTGIFLVPVATLLTFTINIAVPSASGCAAAIGAIFIPLLIHSGVSPVMAAAAVFSGTYGSILSPGLSHNIFVAKLANIPVLEVINAHKMATISSIVVAAITLGIVAIYLKEHKGYVSTDEDFKVDTEFKVNPIFALVNIVPLVILILGFTGAVPALKMGVAQAMLIGAFIAVIITRTSPSEVSKKFFDGMGGAYANILGIIITATVFVSGLKALGLIDIFIDIIISNPSLAGIGATLGPFFLSIMTGSGDAASFTFNEIITFHANTFGMSIENMGSLIVLSGAIGRTMSPLAGAAIICAGFAKVSTIDVVKRTSFGMVLALITVYIILAI is encoded by the coding sequence ATGGAAATATTTAAAATTTTATTAGCTTTAATGACTAGTGTCGCAGTTGTTTACTTTTTAGTAAAAAAGTATGATACTAAACTAGTTTTACTAGTTGCTGGTGTTTTTATGGCATTAGTTGCGTTAGAGCCAATGACAGCATTTAATGCATTTGCAAATAGAATGGCTACAAATGGACTCATTCAAGCAATATGTTCTGTTTTAGGTTTTGCCGCAGTTGTGAAAATTACAGGTTGTGATAAACATATGATTAATATGTTAGCAGGTATTTTAAAAAGAACAGGTATTTTCTTAGTTCCTGTAGCTACACTTTTAACTTTTACAATTAATATTGCTGTTCCCTCTGCTTCTGGTTGTGCTGCAGCTATTGGAGCTATTTTTATTCCTTTATTAATCCACTCTGGCGTAAGTCCAGTTATGGCTGCAGCAGCAGTTTTTAGTGGAACTTATGGAAGTATATTAAGTCCTGGATTATCTCATAATATATTCGTAGCAAAATTAGCAAATATACCAGTGTTAGAAGTAATTAATGCACATAAAATGGCAACAATATCAAGTATTGTTGTAGCTGCAATTACATTAGGTATAGTAGCTATATATTTAAAAGAACATAAAGGGTATGTAAGTACAGATGAAGATTTTAAAGTAGATACAGAGTTTAAAGTAAATCCAATATTTGCATTAGTAAATATAGTACCTCTTGTAATATTAATATTAGGATTTACAGGAGCTGTACCTGCATTAAAAATGGGTGTTGCTCAAGCTATGTTAATTGGTGCATTTATAGCTGTGATAATTACAAGAACAAGCCCTTCAGAAGTTTCTAAAAAATTCTTTGATGGGATGGGTGGAGCATATGCAAATATTTTAGGTATTATCATTACTGCTACTGTTTTTGTTTCTGGTCTTAAAGCTTTAGGATTAATAGATATATTCATTGATATTATTATCTCTAATCCAAGCTTAGCAGGAATTGGTGCAACTCTTGGGCCTTTTTTTCTATCCATAATGACAGGTTCTGGAGATGCTGCTTCTTTTACTTTTAATGAAATTATTACTTTTCATGCAAACACTTTTGGTATGAGTATTGAAAATATGGGTTCTTTAATTGTTCTAAGTGGTGCAATTGGTAGAACAATGTCACCATTAGCAGGAGCAGCTATTATATGTGCAGGCTTTGCAAAAGTTTCTACAATTGATGTTGTTAAAAGAACATCTTTTGGAATGGTCCTAGCTTTAATTACCGTTTATATTATATTAGCTATATAA
- a CDS encoding amidohydrolase — protein sequence MSNIHEEVKVLEKELVETRRFFHSHPETGWLTFFTTATIIDKLKKLGYDLKMADEIVSVQHQLGLGNKEQIEQAKKRAKSLLNDDLHHLVDEMKDGLTGVVASIDTNIEGPTTAFRFDIDGVDVTESKDDTHIPFKEGFSSDIEGITHACGHDGHTTIGLGLAKLISENKDKFKGKFIFIFQPGEEGCRGAVGMEPTGILNDVDYLIGAHIGFQAKENKGIICGINKFLSTSKFDVYFTGTSAHAAGAPQEGCNALLAASEAAIQMHAITRHADGVTRINVGVLKAGEGRNVIAPNAFMACETRGVTTELNNFMKQKCIDILEGVSKIHSVKYKLVETGGTAGGDSSKEITKLFKEAALESPFIEDDLIVEEFDFGACEDFAHFMRTVQKNGGESGYAMIGTKLAAGHHNEAFDFDENCLVSGLDIFYRLAFKLNRK from the coding sequence ATGAGCAATATTCATGAAGAGGTTAAAGTTCTTGAAAAAGAGCTTGTTGAAACAAGAAGATTTTTCCATTCTCACCCAGAAACAGGTTGGCTTACTTTTTTTACTACAGCTACTATTATAGATAAGTTAAAAAAATTAGGATATGATTTAAAGATGGCAGATGAAATTGTATCTGTGCAACACCAACTTGGTCTTGGAAATAAAGAGCAAATTGAGCAAGCAAAAAAAAGAGCTAAGAGCTTATTAAATGATGATTTACATCACTTAGTAGATGAAATGAAAGATGGTCTAACTGGTGTTGTTGCTTCAATTGATACAAATATAGAAGGTCCAACTACAGCTTTTAGATTTGACATTGATGGTGTTGATGTAACAGAAAGCAAAGATGATACACATATTCCATTTAAAGAAGGGTTCTCTTCAGATATTGAAGGAATTACTCATGCTTGTGGACATGATGGACATACTACTATTGGTTTAGGCCTTGCAAAACTTATTAGTGAAAATAAAGATAAATTTAAAGGAAAATTTATTTTTATATTTCAACCAGGAGAAGAGGGTTGTAGAGGTGCAGTAGGAATGGAACCTACAGGAATTTTAAATGATGTTGATTATCTTATTGGAGCTCATATTGGTTTCCAAGCAAAAGAAAATAAAGGTATTATTTGTGGAATAAATAAATTTTTATCAACTTCAAAATTTGATGTTTATTTTACAGGGACATCTGCTCATGCAGCAGGAGCACCTCAAGAAGGTTGCAATGCATTACTTGCTGCTAGTGAAGCTGCAATTCAAATGCATGCAATTACAAGACATGCTGATGGAGTAACAAGAATCAATGTTGGAGTCTTAAAAGCAGGAGAAGGAAGAAATGTAATTGCCCCTAATGCATTTATGGCATGCGAAACAAGAGGTGTAACTACTGAGTTAAATAATTTTATGAAACAAAAATGTATTGATATTTTAGAAGGTGTTTCAAAAATACATTCAGTTAAATACAAATTAGTTGAAACTGGTGGTACAGCTGGAGGTGATAGTAGTAAAGAAATTACAAAATTATTTAAAGAAGCTGCTTTAGAATCACCTTTTATTGAAGATGACTTAATTGTAGAAGAGTTTGATTTTGGAGCTTGTGAAGATTTTGCACACTTTATGAGAACTGTACAAAAAAATGGAGGAGAAAGTGGTTATGCAATGATTGGAACAAAATTAGCAGCTGGACACCACAATGAAGCTTTTGATTTTGATGAAAACTGCCTTGTATCTGGACTTGATATATTCTACAGATTAGCTTTTAAATTAAATAGAAAATAA
- the dcuC gene encoding C4-dicarboxylate transporter DcuC: protein METLKILIAIATIIAVVYFLIKKYDTKLVLLVAGVFMALVALEPMTAFDAFAKRMTTGGLIQAICSVLGFAAVMKITGCDKHMINMLAGVLKRTGIFLVPVATLLTFSINIALPSAAGCAAAVGSIFIPLLIYSGVRPVMAAAAVFSGTYGSMLNPGLSHNPFVAKLANVPVLEVINAHKMATISSIVVAAITLAIVAIYLKEHKGYVSTDEDFKVDTEFKVNPIFALVNIVPLVILILGFTGAVPALKMGVAQAMLIGAFIAVIITRTSPSEVSKKFFDGMGGAYANILGIIITATVFVSGLKALGAVDAFIQILINNPSLAGIGATVGPFLLAIVVGSGDAAAFAFNEVVTPHAESLGMSIENMGSLAALSGAIGRTMSPLAGAAIVCAGFAKVSTIDVVKRTSLGMILALITAYVVLVVM, encoded by the coding sequence ATGGAAACTTTAAAAATTCTAATCGCCATTGCGACAATTATTGCAGTAGTATATTTTTTAATAAAAAAATATGATACTAAATTAGTTTTATTAGTTGCTGGTGTTTTTATGGCATTAGTTGCATTAGAGCCAATGACAGCATTTGATGCATTTGCAAAAAGAATGACAACGGGTGGTCTCATTCAAGCAATATGTTCTGTTTTAGGTTTTGCAGCAGTTATGAAAATTACAGGTTGTGATAAACATATGATTAATATGTTAGCAGGTGTTTTAAAAAGAACAGGTATTTTCTTAGTTCCTGTAGCTACACTTTTAACTTTTTCAATCAATATTGCCTTACCTTCTGCTGCTGGATGTGCTGCAGCTGTTGGTTCAATCTTCATTCCTTTACTAATTTATTCTGGTGTAAGACCAGTTATGGCTGCAGCAGCAGTTTTTAGTGGAACTTATGGAAGTATGCTAAATCCAGGTTTATCACATAACCCTTTTGTAGCAAAATTAGCAAATGTTCCAGTATTAGAAGTAATTAATGCTCATAAAATGGCAACAATATCAAGTATTGTTGTAGCTGCAATTACTTTAGCAATAGTAGCTATATATTTAAAAGAACATAAAGGATATGTAAGTACAGATGAAGATTTTAAAGTAGATACAGAGTTTAAAGTAAATCCAATATTTGCATTAGTAAATATAGTACCTCTTGTAATATTAATATTAGGATTTACAGGAGCTGTACCTGCATTAAAAATGGGTGTTGCTCAAGCTATGTTAATTGGTGCATTTATAGCTGTGATAATTACAAGAACAAGCCCTTCAGAAGTTTCTAAAAAATTCTTTGATGGGATGGGTGGAGCATATGCAAATATTTTAGGTATTATCATTACTGCTACTGTTTTTGTTTCTGGTCTTAAAGCTTTAGGTGCTGTTGATGCATTTATTCAAATCTTAATCAATAATCCGAGTTTAGCAGGAATTGGGGCAACGGTTGGTCCATTTTTACTTGCAATTGTTGTAGGTTCAGGAGATGCTGCAGCATTTGCATTTAATGAAGTTGTAACACCTCATGCTGAAAGTTTAGGAATGAGTATAGAAAATATGGGTTCTCTTGCTGCATTAAGTGGAGCAATCGGTAGAACAATGTCACCATTAGCAGGAGCAGCTATTGTATGTGCAGGCTTTGCAAAAGTTTCTACTATTGATGTTGTTAAAAGAACATCTTTAGGAATGATCTTAGCTTTAATTACAGCATATGTTGTACTTGTTGTTATGTAA
- a CDS encoding M20 family metallo-hydrolase, producing MLINEQRLKSELAEISEFGKLDGGGITRLAFSIEEKNAREYLKKLMLEIDLKIEEDAIGNIYATLTGSENLEPVISGSHLDSVPLGGCYDGTLGVMCALEAIRTIKENDCKHLRPIQLIVFSCEESSRFNMATLGSKVITGKLNLDDLKRLKDKTGISVYDAAKDFGCSVDELNKAVLEENTMHSYIELHIEQGPVLENHQIPVGIVTGIASPIRYELVIKGRADHSGATPMSMRKDALVTASKIIIGVQDIAQNKGSDTVVATIGYANAVPGVLNVIPGEVKLGIDIRDIDKDSLFEVDKLVNELIKDVITEDGLTYELTQLCKDTPTKLDDKIVQLLENEANKLSIKSLRMPSGAGHDAMHMPKVSKYTGMIFVPCKEGISHNVKEEINLEDIYQATNVLANSLLSLANEK from the coding sequence ATGTTAATTAATGAACAAAGATTAAAGTCTGAACTTGCTGAAATAAGTGAGTTTGGTAAATTAGATGGTGGAGGAATTACAAGGCTTGCATTTTCTATTGAAGAAAAAAATGCTAGAGAGTATTTAAAAAAACTAATGCTTGAAATTGATTTAAAGATAGAAGAAGATGCAATAGGAAATATCTATGCAACATTAACAGGTTCTGAAAATTTAGAACCTGTTATTTCTGGTTCACACTTAGACAGTGTTCCTCTTGGTGGATGCTATGATGGAACACTGGGTGTTATGTGTGCACTTGAAGCAATTAGAACTATTAAAGAAAATGATTGTAAACATCTAAGACCAATTCAGTTAATTGTTTTTTCATGTGAAGAATCAAGTAGATTTAATATGGCTACTTTAGGTAGTAAAGTTATAACTGGAAAATTAAATCTTGATGATTTAAAAAGATTAAAAGATAAAACAGGTATTTCAGTTTATGATGCAGCTAAAGATTTTGGTTGTAGTGTAGATGAACTTAATAAAGCTGTTTTAGAAGAAAATACAATGCATTCATATATTGAGTTACATATAGAACAAGGTCCAGTTCTTGAAAATCATCAAATTCCAGTAGGTATTGTTACAGGAATTGCTTCACCTATTAGATATGAATTAGTTATTAAAGGAAGAGCAGACCACTCAGGAGCAACTCCTATGAGTATGAGAAAAGATGCTCTTGTTACAGCAAGTAAAATTATTATTGGTGTTCAAGATATTGCACAAAATAAAGGTAGTGATACAGTAGTAGCTACTATTGGTTATGCAAATGCAGTTCCTGGGGTATTAAATGTAATTCCAGGAGAAGTTAAACTTGGCATTGATATTAGAGATATTGATAAAGACTCATTATTTGAAGTTGATAAATTAGTAAATGAATTAATAAAAGATGTTATTACAGAAGATGGATTAACTTATGAACTAACACAACTATGTAAGGATACTCCAACAAAACTTGATGATAAAATAGTACAACTATTAGAAAATGAAGCAAATAAATTATCTATAAAATCTTTAAGAATGCCTAGTGGTGCTGGACATGATGCAATGCATATGCCTAAAGTATCAAAATATACTGGTATGATATTTGTTCCATGTAAAGAGGGAATAAGTCATAATGTAAAAGAAGAGATAAATTTAGAAGATATTTATCAAGCTACAAATGTTCTTGCAAACTCTTTATTAAGTCTTGCAAATGAGAAATAA